AGAAAGCATTTTTAGTAATCTTGCTGCAAAATTCACACATTTTTCAGACAGTTATTCTTCATCAGAAAACAGATTTTTTGTAAAGCCAACTTTTACAGTTGATGTAATGGATCAGGCTATCAAAACAAATGTTATTGTAGATCACGTAAGCGGTTCTTTTAAGAATAATTATTTGCAAGATAATACAGAAGCTGTAAAATATGGTTTTACCAATGTAGGAATCGAGCCAAGTTTTGTGATTCATGAAAACGATTGGACTTTAGAATTAGGAGCAGGAGTTTTCTACAGTGGAGATACGGAAAATAGTGGGAATAAATTTTACTTGTATCCAAAGGTAAACGCCTCATACAAATTGGTCGGAGATTTAATGATTTTTTATACAGGGGTAGATGGAGGTTTAAAGCAGAATTCTTACGCCGATTTTGTAACCGAAAATCCGTTTCTATCACCGACCTTAAACATGCGTCCGTCAAGTACACAATATAATGTTTTTGCTGGTTTAAAAGGGAAATTGGCAAACAACGTAAACTATAATCTGACCGGCTCGTACTTAAATGAAAAAGACAAAGCTTTATTTAAGGCTAATGATTATACAGAAATGATTACGAATGAAGATTATGCTTTTGGAAACTCTTTTGGAGTGGTTTATGAAGACATTAGAACGTTACGTTTTTATGCAGAATTAAAAGCTGATTTTTCGCAGAATGTAACTTTCGGGATCAACGGAACTTTTAATAGTTATAATACTGATAACGTTGTTGAAGCGTGGAATTTGCCAACAATGAAATTAAGTTCAACTTTAGACGTTACTATTACCAAGCAGTGGTATGCAGGATTGAATGTGTTTTATGTGGGGGAAAGAAAAGATATGCAGGCAAATACTTCTTTGGCGATTGATACTACACCAATTACTTTAAAAAGCTATTTTGACGCCAATGCTCATGTTGGTTATAAGTTTAGTGAACGTTTAACGTTTTTCTTAAAAGCGAACAATATTGG
The Flavobacterium humidisoli DNA segment above includes these coding regions:
- a CDS encoding TonB-dependent receptor translates to MKLNCQYKIIVLLVLFVGQFSFAQKKNESIGTETVNVVKPYSPTISDAFKVKETPSLDDSGNQPKEVIKYSILSVPVASTFTPSKGKAEGVEKAKKERLFNNYATLGVGNYSTLNAELFVNQDLGNNDYVAGMFRHHSSQGAIKDVELNDEFYDTAINVGYGQNNRDNNWNVDLGYQNQIYNWYGLPTDFGSTIPDQRYDLVNSINPDHSYNTIWLGGNAEFTESIFSNLAAKFTHFSDSYSSSENRFFVKPTFTVDVMDQAIKTNVIVDHVSGSFKNNYLQDNTEAVKYGFTNVGIEPSFVIHENDWTLELGAGVFYSGDTENSGNKFYLYPKVNASYKLVGDLMIFYTGVDGGLKQNSYADFVTENPFLSPTLNMRPSSTQYNVFAGLKGKLANNVNYNLTGSYLNEKDKALFKANDYTEMITNEDYAFGNSFGVVYEDIRTLRFYAELKADFSQNVTFGINGTFNSYNTDNVVEAWNLPTMKLSSTLDVTITKQWYAGLNVFYVGERKDMQANTSLAIDTTPITLKSYFDANAHVGYKFSERLTFFLKANNIGNQAYQKWLNYPVQGFQVLGGANYKFDF